A DNA window from Gemmatimonadaceae bacterium contains the following coding sequences:
- a CDS encoding c-type cytochrome gives MRVSVSVISLLALTTTYSRAQTPAKFPPDSLVNTKVIPKSTPVIQVIGTMRNFTSDLGVRCPFCHVGEEGQPLAQFNFVSDEKRTKLVARQMMLLVQEANRRVDTLPGHQPDDPPVTCATCHRGVGKPMPLSAVVIAAGTSGGADSAVKTYRALRQRYYGSGAYDFGESQLNIAAFRLGRANKFDEAMALLTLNEEFYPNSSGMYVFRGNVLLMKADTAGAAAAYNEAIRRDSTNNEARGRLRDIGRPPF, from the coding sequence ATGCGTGTCTCGGTATCAGTGATCTCGCTCCTCGCCCTCACGACCACGTATTCTCGCGCGCAGACACCCGCGAAGTTCCCCCCCGACTCGCTCGTCAACACCAAGGTCATTCCCAAATCGACGCCGGTGATTCAGGTCATCGGGACGATGCGGAACTTCACGTCGGACCTCGGCGTACGCTGTCCGTTTTGCCACGTCGGCGAGGAGGGCCAGCCGTTGGCCCAGTTCAACTTCGTGAGCGACGAAAAGCGCACGAAGCTCGTCGCGAGGCAGATGATGTTGCTCGTGCAGGAAGCGAACCGACGCGTCGACACGCTGCCCGGCCACCAGCCGGACGACCCGCCGGTCACGTGCGCGACGTGCCACCGCGGGGTGGGCAAGCCGATGCCGTTGTCCGCCGTCGTCATCGCCGCCGGGACCAGCGGTGGCGCCGATTCCGCCGTGAAAACGTACCGCGCGCTGCGGCAGCGTTACTACGGCAGCGGAGCCTACGACTTCGGCGAGTCCCAACTGAACATCGCGGCGTTTCGGCTGGGGCGAGCGAACAAGTTCGACGAGGCGATGGCGCTGCTAACGCTCAACGAGGAGTTCTACCCGAACTCGTCGGGGATGTACGTCTTTCGGGGAAACGTTCTGTTGATGAAGGCGGATACGGCGGGAGCGGCGGCGGCGTACAACGAGGCGATCAGGCGGGATTCGACGAACAATGAGGCGAGAGGACGGCTGAGAGATATCGGCAGACCGCCTTTTTGA
- a CDS encoding alpha/beta fold hydrolase gives MPSVIRRLIAFAALSNLAVVPAHAQRGGTPAGQDYTIHNFKFASGESLADLRIHYIALGKPRRDASGMVRNAVLILHGTTGSGSGFMSQTYGGVLFGPGQLLDTSNYFVVLPDGIGHGGSSKPSDGMHARFPKYTYDDMVDAQHQLLTKGLGVNHLRLVMGTSMGCMHSWVWGERYPDFADGLVPLACVPAPIAGRNRMMRRMIMDFITKDPGYHGGDYTAQPPGLRQAMGMLYIMSSAPKVQHRQAPTRDKADSVIRAYLDQNVKTHDANDVVYAFNASRDYDPSPRLEKISARVLAINSADDYVNPPELGIVDTLIHRVKNGKFVLLPITDQTRGHGTHSLPAVWGSYLADFLKTLPGDN, from the coding sequence ATGCCGTCCGTCATCCGCCGATTGATTGCGTTTGCCGCCCTCTCGAATCTGGCCGTGGTACCCGCCCATGCACAGCGGGGTGGGACTCCCGCGGGCCAGGACTACACGATTCACAACTTCAAGTTCGCGAGCGGCGAGTCGCTCGCCGACCTACGAATCCATTACATCGCGCTCGGCAAGCCGCGTCGCGACGCTTCGGGAATGGTACGAAACGCGGTCCTGATACTCCACGGCACGACCGGGTCGGGGAGCGGATTCATGAGCCAGACGTACGGCGGCGTGCTGTTCGGGCCCGGCCAACTGCTCGATACCAGCAACTACTTCGTGGTGTTGCCCGACGGCATCGGCCACGGCGGCTCGAGCAAACCAAGCGACGGGATGCACGCGAGGTTCCCGAAGTACACGTACGATGACATGGTCGACGCGCAACACCAGTTGCTGACGAAGGGCCTGGGCGTGAACCATCTCCGACTGGTGATGGGCACGTCGATGGGGTGCATGCACTCGTGGGTGTGGGGCGAACGCTATCCGGACTTCGCGGACGGGTTGGTGCCGCTGGCCTGCGTGCCCGCCCCGATCGCCGGAAGGAACCGAATGATGCGTAGGATGATCATGGACTTCATCACCAAGGATCCGGGCTACCACGGCGGCGACTACACGGCGCAGCCGCCCGGCCTTCGGCAGGCGATGGGCATGCTGTACATCATGTCGTCCGCGCCCAAGGTGCAGCACCGCCAGGCGCCGACGCGCGACAAGGCGGACTCGGTGATCCGCGCGTACCTCGACCAGAACGTGAAGACGCACGACGCAAATGATGTGGTTTACGCGTTCAACGCGTCGCGCGATTACGACCCGTCTCCACGTCTGGAAAAGATCTCTGCACGAGTGTTGGCGATCAATTCAGCGGACGACTACGTGAATCCCCCGGAGCTGGGGATCGTAGATACGCTCATTCACCGCGTGAAGAACGGGAAGTTCGTGTTGCTGCCGATCACCGACCAGACGCGCGGGCACGGAACGCATTCGCTGCCCGCCGTGTGGGGATCGTACCTCGCCGATTTTCTGAAGACGTTGCCGGGCGACAACTGA
- a CDS encoding ROK family protein — MKTLVVDVGGTNVKVLASGHRTPIKIPSGPTLTPREMVRAVRLATSDWRYDRVSIGYPGPVHDGKPIEDPWNLGPGWVSFDFHRAFGKPVRVVNDAVMQALGSYEGRTMLFLGLGTGLGTALIHDGVVIPLEVGHLPYHRGKTYEDWIGEAGFRRLGKHRWRRHVLEVVELLSAAFLADYVVLGGGNVRHMKRLPKGVKRGANANAFAGGYRLWKSNRGS; from the coding sequence ATGAAGACTCTGGTGGTCGACGTCGGCGGCACGAACGTCAAGGTGCTCGCGTCCGGCCACCGCACGCCGATCAAGATCCCGTCCGGTCCCACGCTGACGCCGCGCGAGATGGTGCGCGCCGTTCGCCTTGCGACGAGCGATTGGAGGTACGATCGCGTCTCGATCGGCTATCCCGGACCGGTGCACGACGGCAAGCCGATCGAGGACCCTTGGAATCTCGGCCCCGGCTGGGTCTCATTCGATTTTCACCGCGCGTTCGGCAAACCCGTTCGCGTGGTGAACGACGCGGTCATGCAAGCCCTCGGCAGCTACGAGGGCCGAACAATGCTGTTTCTGGGACTCGGCACTGGACTCGGCACGGCGCTGATCCACGACGGCGTCGTGATTCCGCTCGAGGTCGGGCATCTGCCCTACCATCGCGGAAAGACGTACGAGGACTGGATTGGTGAAGCGGGCTTTCGACGACTGGGCAAGCACCGATGGCGGCGCCACGTCCTCGAGGTCGTCGAGCTGCTTTCAGCCGCCTTTCTCGCCGACTATGTGGTGCTGGGAGGCGGAAACGTCCGGCACATGAAGCGACTGCCGAAGGGCGTCAAGCGCGGCGCCAACGCCAACGCGTTCGCCGGCGGCTATCGGCTCTGGAAATCGAATCGGGGCAGCTAG
- a CDS encoding CocE/NonD family hydrolase produces MRPARLLFALSLFAPRLSAQLPSETPSKFTPSTATFDYQRRDVMIPMRDGAKLHTVILVPKNARRAPILLTRTPYDATATTSYAQSAHLGPELNGYDNALDVIVPGGYIRVVQDVRGKYGSEGDYVMNRPLVGPLNPTKVDEATDTYDTIDWLVKNVPETNGNVGELGISYDGFEPLMGLVNPHPALKVSVPMNPMVDGWMGDDWFHNGAFRQQNMPYILEQEAMRDNSAKWWTDHYDDYDVYLKSGSAGELGKLHGLEQVGFWNKILQHPSYDSWWQLQAMDKILAAQPLKIPTMLVHSLWDQEDIYGAIAVYKAIKPKDTNNNMVFLTMGPWHHGQEIENGSSLGALDFDANTSKEFQKNILAPFLAHYLKDGHPPMDVAAVNAYETGTNKWERLSAWPSGCAAGCTITKTPLYLGANFSAGFAAPTAAGFDSYISDPAKPVPFRARPIKPTGYDTCATWPCWLVDDQREASGRTDVLSYETAVLAEPVKISGQPMVRLVSSTTGSDADWVVKLIDVYPDEVGGDAKLGGYQLAVAMDIFRGRYREGFDAPKPIASNTPLEYAFALPTANHVFLPGHRIMVQIQSSWFPLYDRNPQTFVPNIFWAKASDYKKAEHRIFHEPGHVSFIELPIVSGPR; encoded by the coding sequence GTGCGACCTGCTCGCCTCCTCTTCGCCCTTTCGCTCTTCGCGCCCCGGCTGAGCGCTCAGCTCCCCTCCGAAACGCCGTCGAAGTTCACTCCGTCGACTGCGACGTTCGACTACCAACGCCGCGACGTCATGATCCCGATGCGCGACGGCGCCAAGCTCCACACGGTCATCCTCGTCCCGAAGAACGCCCGCCGAGCGCCGATTCTGTTGACTCGAACGCCGTATGACGCCACGGCCACGACGTCGTACGCGCAGAGTGCGCACCTCGGCCCCGAGCTGAACGGCTACGACAACGCGCTCGACGTGATCGTTCCGGGCGGCTACATCCGCGTCGTGCAGGACGTGCGCGGGAAGTACGGGTCCGAGGGCGACTACGTCATGAATCGGCCCCTCGTCGGTCCGCTCAACCCGACGAAGGTCGACGAGGCCACCGACACGTACGACACGATCGACTGGCTCGTGAAGAACGTTCCCGAGACCAACGGCAACGTCGGCGAGCTCGGAATCTCGTACGACGGATTCGAGCCGCTCATGGGACTCGTCAATCCGCACCCGGCGCTCAAGGTCTCCGTGCCGATGAATCCGATGGTCGACGGCTGGATGGGCGACGACTGGTTCCACAACGGCGCGTTTCGCCAGCAGAACATGCCGTACATCCTCGAGCAGGAAGCGATGCGCGACAACTCGGCGAAGTGGTGGACCGACCACTACGACGACTACGACGTTTACCTGAAGTCCGGCTCGGCGGGCGAGCTCGGAAAGCTCCACGGGCTCGAGCAGGTCGGATTCTGGAACAAGATTCTCCAGCATCCGAGCTACGACTCGTGGTGGCAACTGCAGGCGATGGATAAGATCCTCGCCGCGCAGCCGCTCAAAATCCCGACGATGCTCGTGCACAGCCTCTGGGACCAAGAGGACATCTACGGCGCGATCGCGGTGTACAAGGCGATCAAACCGAAGGACACGAACAACAACATGGTGTTCCTCACCATGGGACCGTGGCATCACGGGCAGGAAATCGAGAACGGCAGCAGCCTCGGCGCGCTCGATTTCGACGCCAACACCTCGAAGGAATTCCAGAAGAACATTCTCGCGCCATTTCTCGCGCACTATCTCAAGGACGGGCATCCGCCGATGGACGTCGCGGCGGTGAACGCCTACGAGACCGGTACGAACAAGTGGGAGCGCTTGAGCGCGTGGCCAAGCGGATGCGCGGCCGGCTGCACGATCACCAAGACGCCGTTGTACCTGGGCGCGAATTTCTCGGCCGGCTTCGCCGCGCCGACGGCGGCCGGGTTCGATTCATACATCTCTGATCCGGCGAAGCCGGTGCCGTTCCGCGCACGGCCGATCAAGCCCACGGGCTACGACACATGCGCGACGTGGCCCTGCTGGCTGGTCGACGACCAGCGCGAAGCGTCGGGGCGAACCGACGTCTTGTCGTACGAGACCGCAGTCCTCGCGGAGCCCGTGAAGATCAGCGGTCAACCGATGGTGCGCCTCGTGTCGTCGACGACCGGCAGCGACGCGGATTGGGTGGTCAAGCTGATCGATGTGTATCCGGACGAGGTCGGTGGCGACGCAAAGCTGGGCGGCTATCAACTCGCGGTGGCGATGGACATCTTTCGAGGACGCTATCGCGAAGGGTTCGACGCCCCGAAACCGATCGCGTCGAACACGCCGCTCGAGTACGCGTTCGCGCTGCCGACGGCGAACCACGTGTTTCTGCCGGGGCACCGCATCATGGTGCAGATTCAGTCGAGCTGGTTTCCGCTCTACGACCGCAACCCGCAGACGTTCGTGCCGAACATCTTTTGGGCGAAAGCGAGCGACTACAAGAAGGCTGAACACCGAATCTTCCACGAACCCGGACACGTAAGCTTCATCGAGTTGCCGATCGTGTCGGGACCGCGATAG
- a CDS encoding four helix bundle protein yields MGDFRRLKAWQKAHAYGLAVHAAFKNVRTWVSPGLRSQILRAVSSIADTLAEGCAKQSRRELARDADMAYSSSKEVENDLIRAHALGMLTRVTFEDLLLQGDEVSRLCYGLARKR; encoded by the coding sequence GTGGGCGACTTTCGACGCCTCAAAGCATGGCAGAAAGCACATGCATACGGCTTGGCGGTGCACGCCGCATTCAAGAACGTCAGGACATGGGTTTCGCCTGGTCTGCGCTCGCAGATACTCCGCGCCGTCAGTTCGATCGCCGACACTCTCGCCGAGGGCTGCGCCAAACAATCACGCCGAGAGTTGGCCCGCGACGCCGACATGGCCTACTCGTCGTCGAAAGAAGTCGAAAACGACCTCATTCGCGCGCACGCCCTCGGCATGCTCACGCGAGTGACGTTCGAAGACCTATTACTCCAGGGCGACGAGGTATCTCGGCTCTGCTACGGTCTGGCGCGCAAACGTTGA